In the Pleuronectes platessa chromosome 8, fPlePla1.1, whole genome shotgun sequence genome, one interval contains:
- the ogt.1 gene encoding UDP-N-acetylglucosamine--peptide N-acetylglucosaminyltransferase 110 kDa subunit isoform X5, protein MASSVGNVADSTGLAELAHREYQSGDFEAAERHCMQLWRQEPDNTGVLLLLSSIHFQCRRLDRSAHFSTLAIKQNPMLAEAYSNLGNVYKERGQLQEAIEHYRHALRLKPDFIDGYINLAAALVAAGDMEGAVQAYVSALQYNPDLYCVRSDLGNLLKALGRLEEAKACYLKAIETQPNFAVAWSNLGCVFNAQGEIWLAIHHFEKAVTLDPNFLDAYINLGNVLKEARIFDRAVAGYLRALSLSPNHAVVHGNLACVYYEQGLIDLAIDTYRRAIELQPHFPDAYCNLANALKEKGNVSEAEECYNTALRLCPTHADSLNNLANIKREQGNIEDAVQLYRKALEVFPEFAAAHSNLASVLQQQGKLQEALMHYKEAIRISPTFADAYSNMGNTLKEMQDVQGALQCYTRAIQINPAFADAHSNLASIHKDSGNIPEAIASYRTALKLKPDFPDAYCNLAHCLQIVCDWTDYDERMKKLVSIVADQLDKNRLPSVHPHHSMLYPLSHNFRKAIAERHGNLCLDKVNALNKPAFEYPKDLKASSGRLRVGYVSSDFGNHPTSHLMQSIPGMHNPEKFEVFCYALSPDDSTNFRVKVVAEAHHFTDLSQIPCNGKAADRIHQDGLHILVNMNGYTKGARNELFALRPAPLQCMWLGYPGTSGAPFMDYIITDKETSPLEVAEQYSEKLAYMPHTFFIGDHANMFPHLKKKAVIDFKSNGHIFDNRIVLNGIDLKAFLDSLPDVKVIKMKCDNNQEPAGETNGALSMPVIPMNTAAEAIINMINQGQIQVTINGFTVSNGLATTQIFSAASQTMFLKINNKAATGEEVPRTIVVTTRSQYGLPEDSIVYCNFNQLYKIDPPTLQMWANILKRVSNSVLWLLRFPAVGEPNIQQYAQNMGLPGSRIIFSPVAPKEEHVRRGQLADVCLDTPLCNGHTTGMDVLWAGTPMVTMPGETLASRVAASQLRCLGCPELIAQSRQDYEDIAVKLGSDMEYLKMVRARVWKQRICSPLFNTKQYSMDLERLYLQMWDHHSKGHKPEPLVNFQTETSENA, encoded by the exons ATGGCGAGCTCCGTGGGAAACGTCGCGGACAGCACAG GGTTGGCAGAGCTGGCGCACCGGGAGTATCAGTCAGGAGACTTCGAGGCGGCCGAGCGCCACTGCATGCAGCTGTGGAGACAGGAGCCCGATAACACGGgcgtgctgctgctcctgtccTCCATCCACTTCCAGTGCCGAAGACTTGACAG GTCCGCTCACTTCAGCACCTTGGCCATCAAACAGAACCCAATGTTGGCTGAGGCCTACTCCAACCTAGGGAATGTGTACAAGGAGCGTGGCCAACTGCAGGAGGCCATAGAGCATTATCGCCATGCTCTGAGACTAAAGCCAGATTTTATTGACGGATACATCAACCTGGCAGCAGCTCTGGTGGCCGCGGGGGACATGGAGGGAGCAGTGCAGGCTTATGTGTCAGCATTACAGTATAACCCT GATCTTTACTGTGTGCGCAGTGACTTGGGCAACTTGCTCAAAGCCCTTGGGCGTTTGGAAGAGGCCAAG GCTTGTTACCTGAAAGCCATTGAGACTCAGCCCAACTTTGCAGTGGCTTGGAGCAACCTGGGCTGTGTCTTCAATGCCCAGGGAGAGATATGGCTGGCTATACACCATTTTGAAAAG GCAGTCACTCTGGACCCAAATTTCCTGGATGCTTATATCAACTTAGGAAATGTTTTGAAGGAAGCCAGAATCTTTGACAG GGCTGTCGCTGGTTACCTGAGAGCCCTGAGTCTTAGCCCCAACCATGCGGTTGTCCATGGAAACCTGGCCTGTGTCTACTACGAGCAAGGTCTCATTGACCTGGCTATTGACACTTACCGTCGTGCTATTGAACTGCAGCCCCACTTCCCAGATGCTTACTGCAACTTGGCAAACGCCCTGAAGGAGAAAGGCAAT GTGTCGGAAGCAGAAGAGTGCTACAACACGGCCTTGCGCTTGTGTCCAACTCACGCAGACTCGCTTAACAACTTAGCCAATATCAAGCGTGAGCAGGGCAACATTGAGGATGCAGTGCAGCTGTACAGAAAAGCCCTAGAG GTGTTCCCAGAGTTTGCAGCAGCTCACTCTAACTTGGCCAgtgtcctgcagcagcaggggaAACTCCAGGAGGCACTCATGCACTACAAGGAGGCCATTAG AATCAGCCCCACATTTGCTGATGCCTACTCAAACATGGGTAATACACTGAAGGAGATGCAGGATGTACAAGGGGCTCTACAATGCTACACCCGTGCCATCCAGATAAACCCTGCCTTTGCTGATGCTCACAGCAATTTGGCCTCAATCCACAAG GATTCTGGAAACATCCCAGAGGCCATTGCATCTTACCGCACAGCCTTGAAGCTCAAGCCAGACTTCCCAGATGCTTACTGCAACTTGGCACATTGCCTCCAG ATTGTGTGTGACTGGACAGATTATGATGAGCGAATGAAGAAGCTTGTGAGCATCGTCGCTGATCAGCTGGATAAGAACCGCTTGCCTTCAGTGCACCCACACCACAGCATGCTCTACCCACTCTCTCACAACTTCCGCAAGGCAATTGCTGAGCGCCATGGGAACCTTTGCCTGGACAAG GTCAACGCGCTGAACAAACCTGCTTTTGAGTATCCCAAGGACCTGAAGGCCAGCAGTGGACGTCTGCGTGTCGGATATGTCAGCTCTGACTTTGGCAACCACCCGACATCTCATCTGATGCAGTCCATTCCTGGAATGCACAATCCTGAGAAATTTGAG GTGTTCTGCTATGCGCTAAGCCCGGACGATAGCACCAACTTTCGTGTCAAAGTGGTAGCGGAGGCTCATCATTTCACAGACCTCTCACAG ATCCCTTGCAATGGCAAGGCAGCTGATCGTATTCACCAGGACGGACTCCACATTCTTGTCAACATGAACGGATACACCAAAGGAGCCCGAAATGAGCTTTTCGCCCTCCGCCCAGCCCCACTACAG TGTATGTGGCTGGGTTACCCTGGAACCAGCGGGGCTCCGTTCATGGACTACATCATCACTGACAAGGAGACGTCACCTTTGGAGGTGGCCGAGCAGTATTCTGAAAAACTTGCCTACATGCCCCACACGTTCTTCATTGGAGATCACGCCAACATGTTCCCTCACCTCAAG aAAAAGGCAGTGATTGATTTCAAGTCTAATGGACACATCTTCGACAACCGCATTGTCCTTAATGGCATTGATCTGAAGGCCTTCCTGGACAGTCTGCCAGATGTCAAAGTAATAAAG ATGAAGTGTGACAACAACCAGGAACCTGCTGGGGAAACTAATGGAGCTCTGTCCATGCCAGTTATTCCCATGAACACGGCAGCTGAAGCCATCATCAACATGATCAATCAGGGTCAAATCCAGGTCACAATTAATGGCTTCACTGTCAGCAATGGCCTGGCCACCACACAG ATCTTTTCAGCAGCCTCTCAGACTATGTTCCTAAAG ATCAACAACAAAGCTGCTACTGGCGAGGAGGTTCCCCGCACAATCGTTGTGACAACCCGCTCCCAGTATGGTCTTCCAGAGGACTCCATCGTCTACTGCAACTTCAACCAGCTCTACAAGATTGACCCCCCTACTCTTCAGATGTGGGCCAAT ATCCTGAAGCGTGTATCCAACAGCGTGTTGTGGCTTCTTCGCTTCCCTGCCGTGGGCGAGCCAAACATCCAGCAGTACGCTCAGAACATGGGTCTGCCTGGCTCTCGCATCATCTTCTCCCCTGTGGCACCCAAGGAGGAGCATGTGAGGAGGGGCCAACTGGCTGATGTGTGCTTGGACACCCCTCTTTGCAATGGTCATACCACAGGCATGGACGTTCTCTGGGCTGGAACACCCATGGTCACCATGCCAG GTGAGACCCTCGCCTCCCGTGTGGCTGCCTCACAGCTCAGATGTCTGGGCTGCCCTGAGCTAATAGCCCAGAGTCGTCAGGACTATGAGGACATAGCGGTCAAACTGGGCTCTGACATGGAATA TCTGAAGATGGTTAGAGCACGTGTGTGGAAGCAGCGAATCTGCAGCCCTCTTTTCAACACCAAGCAGTATTCCATGGACCTGGAGAGGCTCTACCTGCAGATGTGGGACCACCATAGCAAGGGCCACAAGCCAGAACCTCTGGTCAACTTCCAAACAGAGACGAGTGAGAACGCCTGA
- the ogt.1 gene encoding UDP-N-acetylglucosamine--peptide N-acetylglucosaminyltransferase 110 kDa subunit isoform X3 translates to MASSVGNVADSTGLAELAHREYQSGDFEAAERHCMQLWRQEPDNTGVLLLLSSIHFQCRRLDRSAHFSTLAIKQNPMLAEAYSNLGNVYKERGQLQEAIEHYRHALRLKPDFIDGYINLAAALVAAGDMEGAVQAYVSALQYNPDLYCVRSDLGNLLKALGRLEEAKACYLKAIETQPNFAVAWSNLGCVFNAQGEIWLAIHHFEKAVTLDPNFLDAYINLGNVLKEARIFDRAVAGYLRALSLSPNHAVVHGNLACVYYEQGLIDLAIDTYRRAIELQPHFPDAYCNLANALKEKGNVSEAEECYNTALRLCPTHADSLNNLANIKREQGNIEDAVQLYRKALEVFPEFAAAHSNLASVLQQQGKLQEALMHYKEAIRISPTFADAYSNMGNTLKEMQDVQGALQCYTRAIQINPAFADAHSNLASIHKDSGNIPEAIASYRTALKLKPDFPDAYCNLAHCLQIVCDWTDYDERMKKLVSIVADQLDKNRLPSVHPHHSMLYPLSHNFRKAIAERHGNLCLDKVHKMMKVNALNKPAFEYPKDLKASSGRLRVGYVSSDFGNHPTSHLMQSIPGMHNPEKFEVFCYALSPDDSTNFRVKVVAEAHHFTDLSQIPCNGKAADRIHQDGLHILVNMNGYTKGARNELFALRPAPLQCMWLGYPGTSGAPFMDYIITDKETSPLEVAEQYSEKLAYMPHTFFIGDHANMFPHLKKKAVIDFKSNGHIFDNRIVLNGIDLKAFLDSLPDVKVIKMKCDNNQEPAGETNGALSMPVIPMNTAAEAIINMINQGQIQVTINGFTVSNGLATTQIFSAASQTMFLKINNKAATGEEVPRTIVVTTRSQYGLPEDSIVYCNFNQLYKIDPPTLQMWANILKRVSNSVLWLLRFPAVGEPNIQQYAQNMGLPGSRIIFSPVAPKEEHVRRGQLADVCLDTPLCNGHTTGMDVLWAGTPMVTMPGETLASRVAASQLRCLGCPELIAQSRQDYEDIAVKLGSDMEYLKMVRARVWKQRICSPLFNTKQYSMDLERLYLQMWDHHSKGHKPEPLVNFQTETSENA, encoded by the exons ATGGCGAGCTCCGTGGGAAACGTCGCGGACAGCACAG GGTTGGCAGAGCTGGCGCACCGGGAGTATCAGTCAGGAGACTTCGAGGCGGCCGAGCGCCACTGCATGCAGCTGTGGAGACAGGAGCCCGATAACACGGgcgtgctgctgctcctgtccTCCATCCACTTCCAGTGCCGAAGACTTGACAG GTCCGCTCACTTCAGCACCTTGGCCATCAAACAGAACCCAATGTTGGCTGAGGCCTACTCCAACCTAGGGAATGTGTACAAGGAGCGTGGCCAACTGCAGGAGGCCATAGAGCATTATCGCCATGCTCTGAGACTAAAGCCAGATTTTATTGACGGATACATCAACCTGGCAGCAGCTCTGGTGGCCGCGGGGGACATGGAGGGAGCAGTGCAGGCTTATGTGTCAGCATTACAGTATAACCCT GATCTTTACTGTGTGCGCAGTGACTTGGGCAACTTGCTCAAAGCCCTTGGGCGTTTGGAAGAGGCCAAG GCTTGTTACCTGAAAGCCATTGAGACTCAGCCCAACTTTGCAGTGGCTTGGAGCAACCTGGGCTGTGTCTTCAATGCCCAGGGAGAGATATGGCTGGCTATACACCATTTTGAAAAG GCAGTCACTCTGGACCCAAATTTCCTGGATGCTTATATCAACTTAGGAAATGTTTTGAAGGAAGCCAGAATCTTTGACAG GGCTGTCGCTGGTTACCTGAGAGCCCTGAGTCTTAGCCCCAACCATGCGGTTGTCCATGGAAACCTGGCCTGTGTCTACTACGAGCAAGGTCTCATTGACCTGGCTATTGACACTTACCGTCGTGCTATTGAACTGCAGCCCCACTTCCCAGATGCTTACTGCAACTTGGCAAACGCCCTGAAGGAGAAAGGCAAT GTGTCGGAAGCAGAAGAGTGCTACAACACGGCCTTGCGCTTGTGTCCAACTCACGCAGACTCGCTTAACAACTTAGCCAATATCAAGCGTGAGCAGGGCAACATTGAGGATGCAGTGCAGCTGTACAGAAAAGCCCTAGAG GTGTTCCCAGAGTTTGCAGCAGCTCACTCTAACTTGGCCAgtgtcctgcagcagcaggggaAACTCCAGGAGGCACTCATGCACTACAAGGAGGCCATTAG AATCAGCCCCACATTTGCTGATGCCTACTCAAACATGGGTAATACACTGAAGGAGATGCAGGATGTACAAGGGGCTCTACAATGCTACACCCGTGCCATCCAGATAAACCCTGCCTTTGCTGATGCTCACAGCAATTTGGCCTCAATCCACAAG GATTCTGGAAACATCCCAGAGGCCATTGCATCTTACCGCACAGCCTTGAAGCTCAAGCCAGACTTCCCAGATGCTTACTGCAACTTGGCACATTGCCTCCAG ATTGTGTGTGACTGGACAGATTATGATGAGCGAATGAAGAAGCTTGTGAGCATCGTCGCTGATCAGCTGGATAAGAACCGCTTGCCTTCAGTGCACCCACACCACAGCATGCTCTACCCACTCTCTCACAACTTCCGCAAGGCAATTGCTGAGCGCCATGGGAACCTTTGCCTGGACAAGGTACACAAAATGATGAAA GTCAACGCGCTGAACAAACCTGCTTTTGAGTATCCCAAGGACCTGAAGGCCAGCAGTGGACGTCTGCGTGTCGGATATGTCAGCTCTGACTTTGGCAACCACCCGACATCTCATCTGATGCAGTCCATTCCTGGAATGCACAATCCTGAGAAATTTGAG GTGTTCTGCTATGCGCTAAGCCCGGACGATAGCACCAACTTTCGTGTCAAAGTGGTAGCGGAGGCTCATCATTTCACAGACCTCTCACAG ATCCCTTGCAATGGCAAGGCAGCTGATCGTATTCACCAGGACGGACTCCACATTCTTGTCAACATGAACGGATACACCAAAGGAGCCCGAAATGAGCTTTTCGCCCTCCGCCCAGCCCCACTACAG TGTATGTGGCTGGGTTACCCTGGAACCAGCGGGGCTCCGTTCATGGACTACATCATCACTGACAAGGAGACGTCACCTTTGGAGGTGGCCGAGCAGTATTCTGAAAAACTTGCCTACATGCCCCACACGTTCTTCATTGGAGATCACGCCAACATGTTCCCTCACCTCAAG aAAAAGGCAGTGATTGATTTCAAGTCTAATGGACACATCTTCGACAACCGCATTGTCCTTAATGGCATTGATCTGAAGGCCTTCCTGGACAGTCTGCCAGATGTCAAAGTAATAAAG ATGAAGTGTGACAACAACCAGGAACCTGCTGGGGAAACTAATGGAGCTCTGTCCATGCCAGTTATTCCCATGAACACGGCAGCTGAAGCCATCATCAACATGATCAATCAGGGTCAAATCCAGGTCACAATTAATGGCTTCACTGTCAGCAATGGCCTGGCCACCACACAG ATCTTTTCAGCAGCCTCTCAGACTATGTTCCTAAAG ATCAACAACAAAGCTGCTACTGGCGAGGAGGTTCCCCGCACAATCGTTGTGACAACCCGCTCCCAGTATGGTCTTCCAGAGGACTCCATCGTCTACTGCAACTTCAACCAGCTCTACAAGATTGACCCCCCTACTCTTCAGATGTGGGCCAAT ATCCTGAAGCGTGTATCCAACAGCGTGTTGTGGCTTCTTCGCTTCCCTGCCGTGGGCGAGCCAAACATCCAGCAGTACGCTCAGAACATGGGTCTGCCTGGCTCTCGCATCATCTTCTCCCCTGTGGCACCCAAGGAGGAGCATGTGAGGAGGGGCCAACTGGCTGATGTGTGCTTGGACACCCCTCTTTGCAATGGTCATACCACAGGCATGGACGTTCTCTGGGCTGGAACACCCATGGTCACCATGCCAG GTGAGACCCTCGCCTCCCGTGTGGCTGCCTCACAGCTCAGATGTCTGGGCTGCCCTGAGCTAATAGCCCAGAGTCGTCAGGACTATGAGGACATAGCGGTCAAACTGGGCTCTGACATGGAATA TCTGAAGATGGTTAGAGCACGTGTGTGGAAGCAGCGAATCTGCAGCCCTCTTTTCAACACCAAGCAGTATTCCATGGACCTGGAGAGGCTCTACCTGCAGATGTGGGACCACCATAGCAAGGGCCACAAGCCAGAACCTCTGGTCAACTTCCAAACAGAGACGAGTGAGAACGCCTGA
- the ogt.1 gene encoding UDP-N-acetylglucosamine--peptide N-acetylglucosaminyltransferase 110 kDa subunit isoform X7, with product MASSVGNVADSTGLAELAHREYQSGDFEAAERHCMQLWRQEPDNTGVLLLLSSIHFQCRRLDRSAHFSTLAIKQNPMLAEAYSNLGNVYKERGQLQEAIEHYRHALRLKPDFIDGYINLAAALVAAGDMEGAVQAYVSALQYNPDLYCVRSDLGNLLKALGRLEEAKACYLKAIETQPNFAVAWSNLGCVFNAQGEIWLAIHHFEKAVTLDPNFLDAYINLGNVLKEARIFDRAVAGYLRALSLSPNHAVVHGNLACVYYEQGLIDLAIDTYRRAIELQPHFPDAYCNLANALKEKGNVSEAEECYNTALRLCPTHADSLNNLANIKREQGNIEDAVQLYRKALEVFPEFAAAHSNLASVLQQQGKLQEALMHYKEAIRISPTFADAYSNMGNTLKEMQDVQGALQCYTRAIQINPAFADAHSNLASIHKDSGNIPEAIASYRTALKLKPDFPDAYCNLAHCLQIVCDWTDYDERMKKLVSIVADQLDKNRLPSVHPHHSMLYPLSHNFRKAIAERHGNLCLDKVNALNKPAFEYPKDLKASSGRLRVGYVSSDFGNHPTSHLMQSIPGMHNPEKFEVFCYALSPDDSTNFRVKVVAEAHHFTDLSQIPCNGKAADRIHQDGLHILVNMNGYTKGARNELFALRPAPLQCMWLGYPGTSGAPFMDYIITDKETSPLEVAEQYSEKLAYMPHTFFIGDHANMFPHLKKKAVIDFKSNGHIFDNRIVLNGIDLKAFLDSLPDVKVIKMKCDNNQEPAGETNGALSMPVIPMNTAAEAIINMINQGQIQVTINGFTVSNGLATTQINNKAATGEEVPRTIVVTTRSQYGLPEDSIVYCNFNQLYKIDPPTLQMWANILKRVSNSVLWLLRFPAVGEPNIQQYAQNMGLPGSRIIFSPVAPKEEHVRRGQLADVCLDTPLCNGHTTGMDVLWAGTPMVTMPGETLASRVAASQLRCLGCPELIAQSRQDYEDIAVKLGSDMEYLKMVRARVWKQRICSPLFNTKQYSMDLERLYLQMWDHHSKGHKPEPLVNFQTETSENA from the exons ATGGCGAGCTCCGTGGGAAACGTCGCGGACAGCACAG GGTTGGCAGAGCTGGCGCACCGGGAGTATCAGTCAGGAGACTTCGAGGCGGCCGAGCGCCACTGCATGCAGCTGTGGAGACAGGAGCCCGATAACACGGgcgtgctgctgctcctgtccTCCATCCACTTCCAGTGCCGAAGACTTGACAG GTCCGCTCACTTCAGCACCTTGGCCATCAAACAGAACCCAATGTTGGCTGAGGCCTACTCCAACCTAGGGAATGTGTACAAGGAGCGTGGCCAACTGCAGGAGGCCATAGAGCATTATCGCCATGCTCTGAGACTAAAGCCAGATTTTATTGACGGATACATCAACCTGGCAGCAGCTCTGGTGGCCGCGGGGGACATGGAGGGAGCAGTGCAGGCTTATGTGTCAGCATTACAGTATAACCCT GATCTTTACTGTGTGCGCAGTGACTTGGGCAACTTGCTCAAAGCCCTTGGGCGTTTGGAAGAGGCCAAG GCTTGTTACCTGAAAGCCATTGAGACTCAGCCCAACTTTGCAGTGGCTTGGAGCAACCTGGGCTGTGTCTTCAATGCCCAGGGAGAGATATGGCTGGCTATACACCATTTTGAAAAG GCAGTCACTCTGGACCCAAATTTCCTGGATGCTTATATCAACTTAGGAAATGTTTTGAAGGAAGCCAGAATCTTTGACAG GGCTGTCGCTGGTTACCTGAGAGCCCTGAGTCTTAGCCCCAACCATGCGGTTGTCCATGGAAACCTGGCCTGTGTCTACTACGAGCAAGGTCTCATTGACCTGGCTATTGACACTTACCGTCGTGCTATTGAACTGCAGCCCCACTTCCCAGATGCTTACTGCAACTTGGCAAACGCCCTGAAGGAGAAAGGCAAT GTGTCGGAAGCAGAAGAGTGCTACAACACGGCCTTGCGCTTGTGTCCAACTCACGCAGACTCGCTTAACAACTTAGCCAATATCAAGCGTGAGCAGGGCAACATTGAGGATGCAGTGCAGCTGTACAGAAAAGCCCTAGAG GTGTTCCCAGAGTTTGCAGCAGCTCACTCTAACTTGGCCAgtgtcctgcagcagcaggggaAACTCCAGGAGGCACTCATGCACTACAAGGAGGCCATTAG AATCAGCCCCACATTTGCTGATGCCTACTCAAACATGGGTAATACACTGAAGGAGATGCAGGATGTACAAGGGGCTCTACAATGCTACACCCGTGCCATCCAGATAAACCCTGCCTTTGCTGATGCTCACAGCAATTTGGCCTCAATCCACAAG GATTCTGGAAACATCCCAGAGGCCATTGCATCTTACCGCACAGCCTTGAAGCTCAAGCCAGACTTCCCAGATGCTTACTGCAACTTGGCACATTGCCTCCAG ATTGTGTGTGACTGGACAGATTATGATGAGCGAATGAAGAAGCTTGTGAGCATCGTCGCTGATCAGCTGGATAAGAACCGCTTGCCTTCAGTGCACCCACACCACAGCATGCTCTACCCACTCTCTCACAACTTCCGCAAGGCAATTGCTGAGCGCCATGGGAACCTTTGCCTGGACAAG GTCAACGCGCTGAACAAACCTGCTTTTGAGTATCCCAAGGACCTGAAGGCCAGCAGTGGACGTCTGCGTGTCGGATATGTCAGCTCTGACTTTGGCAACCACCCGACATCTCATCTGATGCAGTCCATTCCTGGAATGCACAATCCTGAGAAATTTGAG GTGTTCTGCTATGCGCTAAGCCCGGACGATAGCACCAACTTTCGTGTCAAAGTGGTAGCGGAGGCTCATCATTTCACAGACCTCTCACAG ATCCCTTGCAATGGCAAGGCAGCTGATCGTATTCACCAGGACGGACTCCACATTCTTGTCAACATGAACGGATACACCAAAGGAGCCCGAAATGAGCTTTTCGCCCTCCGCCCAGCCCCACTACAG TGTATGTGGCTGGGTTACCCTGGAACCAGCGGGGCTCCGTTCATGGACTACATCATCACTGACAAGGAGACGTCACCTTTGGAGGTGGCCGAGCAGTATTCTGAAAAACTTGCCTACATGCCCCACACGTTCTTCATTGGAGATCACGCCAACATGTTCCCTCACCTCAAG aAAAAGGCAGTGATTGATTTCAAGTCTAATGGACACATCTTCGACAACCGCATTGTCCTTAATGGCATTGATCTGAAGGCCTTCCTGGACAGTCTGCCAGATGTCAAAGTAATAAAG ATGAAGTGTGACAACAACCAGGAACCTGCTGGGGAAACTAATGGAGCTCTGTCCATGCCAGTTATTCCCATGAACACGGCAGCTGAAGCCATCATCAACATGATCAATCAGGGTCAAATCCAGGTCACAATTAATGGCTTCACTGTCAGCAATGGCCTGGCCACCACACAG ATCAACAACAAAGCTGCTACTGGCGAGGAGGTTCCCCGCACAATCGTTGTGACAACCCGCTCCCAGTATGGTCTTCCAGAGGACTCCATCGTCTACTGCAACTTCAACCAGCTCTACAAGATTGACCCCCCTACTCTTCAGATGTGGGCCAAT ATCCTGAAGCGTGTATCCAACAGCGTGTTGTGGCTTCTTCGCTTCCCTGCCGTGGGCGAGCCAAACATCCAGCAGTACGCTCAGAACATGGGTCTGCCTGGCTCTCGCATCATCTTCTCCCCTGTGGCACCCAAGGAGGAGCATGTGAGGAGGGGCCAACTGGCTGATGTGTGCTTGGACACCCCTCTTTGCAATGGTCATACCACAGGCATGGACGTTCTCTGGGCTGGAACACCCATGGTCACCATGCCAG GTGAGACCCTCGCCTCCCGTGTGGCTGCCTCACAGCTCAGATGTCTGGGCTGCCCTGAGCTAATAGCCCAGAGTCGTCAGGACTATGAGGACATAGCGGTCAAACTGGGCTCTGACATGGAATA TCTGAAGATGGTTAGAGCACGTGTGTGGAAGCAGCGAATCTGCAGCCCTCTTTTCAACACCAAGCAGTATTCCATGGACCTGGAGAGGCTCTACCTGCAGATGTGGGACCACCATAGCAAGGGCCACAAGCCAGAACCTCTGGTCAACTTCCAAACAGAGACGAGTGAGAACGCCTGA